In Paralcaligenes sp. KSB-10, the following are encoded in one genomic region:
- a CDS encoding aldo/keto reductase, translated as MSNTQNIVKFHDGNSAPQLGLGVWQINTEITASVVDTAIKEGYRLIDTAAIYGNEAGVGQGIANSGVARDELFITTKLWNEHHDYDSAMSAFDESMKRLGLDYVDLYLIHWPVPETNLYVKAWEAMIQLHDEGRIKSIGVSNFNIEHLQRLLDKTGVLPVVNQIELHPRFQQAELRDFHADHDIVTEAWSPLGRGALWEDPTLTGIALRHGRSVAQVMIRWHIQLGNMVIPKSITPSRIRENFHVYDFMLDDADMAAIAGLDSPDGRSGPNPATFRSIK; from the coding sequence ATGTCCAACACACAGAATATCGTCAAGTTTCACGACGGCAACAGCGCTCCGCAACTGGGCTTGGGAGTCTGGCAGATCAATACCGAGATTACCGCTTCCGTCGTGGACACCGCTATCAAGGAAGGCTATCGCCTGATCGATACCGCCGCCATCTACGGCAACGAGGCTGGAGTTGGCCAGGGTATTGCAAATTCGGGTGTAGCCCGTGATGAATTGTTCATTACCACCAAATTGTGGAACGAGCATCACGATTACGATAGCGCAATGTCGGCCTTCGACGAAAGCATGAAGCGGCTTGGCCTCGATTACGTCGATTTGTATCTGATTCACTGGCCTGTTCCTGAAACCAATTTGTATGTGAAAGCCTGGGAAGCCATGATTCAGCTGCACGACGAGGGCCGGATCAAATCGATCGGCGTATCGAATTTCAATATTGAACATCTGCAGCGCCTGCTTGACAAAACCGGTGTCTTGCCCGTCGTCAACCAGATTGAACTGCATCCGCGTTTTCAGCAAGCGGAATTGCGCGATTTCCATGCCGATCACGATATCGTTACCGAAGCCTGGAGCCCCCTGGGGCGCGGCGCATTGTGGGAAGACCCCACCCTGACCGGGATAGCCCTGAGGCACGGGCGTTCTGTGGCGCAAGTGATGATTCGCTGGCATATCCAACTGGGCAATATGGTCATCCCCAAATCCATTACCCCCAGCCGCATCCGGGAAAACTTCCACGTCTACGACTTCATGCTCGACGATGCGGACATGGCGGCCATTGCCGGGCTGGATAGCCCCGATGGGCGCAGCGGCCCCAATCCCGCGACGTTTCGTTCGATTAAATAG
- the panB gene encoding 3-methyl-2-oxobutanoate hydroxymethyltransferase gives MSVHTDIKRISVPQLMACKGRQKIAALTAYTAPFARMLDDYLDMILIGDSTAMVGYNLPNTLSITVDQMAAHAAAVVRSTERVCVIVDMPFGSYQESPAQAFANAARILSISGADGIKMEGGAVMAETTRFLVDRGVPVLAHVGLMPQYVHTMGGFKAQGMNDESAERILQDARAHEQAGAFGVVLEGVAEALGRRITEALKIPTIGIGASPDCDGQILVTEDILGLSGPRIPKFARQFADVGAVIRGAVEQYANGVRDGSFPGLENCFGVKK, from the coding sequence GTGAGTGTACATACCGACATAAAACGCATCAGCGTGCCGCAGCTGATGGCCTGCAAAGGCCGGCAGAAAATCGCCGCGCTTACCGCCTATACGGCGCCCTTTGCGCGTATGCTCGACGATTACCTCGACATGATTCTCATTGGCGACTCGACCGCCATGGTCGGCTACAACCTGCCCAATACGCTGTCGATCACTGTGGATCAAATGGCCGCGCATGCGGCAGCGGTAGTCCGCTCGACAGAGCGGGTTTGCGTCATCGTCGACATGCCTTTCGGCAGCTACCAGGAATCCCCGGCACAGGCCTTCGCCAACGCCGCCAGGATTCTTTCGATCAGCGGAGCCGACGGCATCAAAATGGAGGGCGGCGCGGTCATGGCCGAGACGACGCGTTTCCTGGTTGATCGCGGCGTGCCGGTGCTGGCGCACGTGGGCCTTATGCCGCAGTATGTGCACACCATGGGCGGTTTCAAAGCGCAGGGCATGAACGATGAGTCGGCCGAGCGCATTTTGCAGGATGCGCGGGCGCACGAACAGGCCGGCGCCTTCGGCGTCGTCCTGGAAGGCGTAGCCGAAGCCCTGGGGCGGCGCATCACCGAAGCGCTGAAAATTCCAACCATAGGCATAGGCGCCTCGCCCGACTGCGACGGCCAGATACTGGTCACCGAAGACATTCTGGGACTAAGCGGCCCGCGCATACCCAAATTCGCCCGGCAATTCGCCGACGTCGGCGCGGTAATACGCGGCGCGGTCGAACAGTACGCCAATGGCGTGCGCGATGGCTCCTTCCCCGGCCTGGAAAACTGCTTCGGCGTCAAAAAGTAA
- a CDS encoding LysR family transcriptional regulator, which yields MIDFKQIETFVWVAELGGFRAAAEKLHTTQPAISQRIAAMESIMAVRLFERGARGIKLTEKGQELLSHAQRMLDMRNEMLSVAKEQNAMRGTLRLGVAETLVQTWLHRLIEQLHDRYPALVVEIHVDTSHVLRTQLNSHQIDLALLVGTSQNPKEHHLHLCDYSLAWVASPSLKLHGRRVSVAELAATYPIITYPSLSLPYQAVKALIAESGVKTPRIYGSASLSTIVHMTRSGMGPSVIAPAVIVNEISQGELCLLDVDGALPDIRFYACWVESPDSHTAHRVAQLAQDIAAKRS from the coding sequence ATGATCGATTTCAAGCAAATCGAAACCTTTGTCTGGGTGGCCGAACTTGGAGGGTTTCGCGCCGCCGCCGAAAAGCTGCACACCACGCAGCCCGCTATTTCCCAGCGCATTGCCGCCATGGAATCGATCATGGCCGTGCGCCTGTTCGAGCGCGGCGCGCGCGGCATCAAGCTTACGGAAAAAGGCCAGGAGCTGCTCTCGCATGCACAGCGCATGCTCGACATGCGTAATGAAATGCTAAGCGTGGCCAAAGAACAAAATGCCATGCGCGGCACGCTGCGGCTGGGTGTCGCGGAAACGCTGGTTCAAACCTGGCTGCATCGCCTGATCGAACAGTTGCACGATCGATACCCGGCGCTGGTCGTTGAAATTCATGTAGACACCAGCCATGTCTTGCGCACCCAGCTCAACTCGCACCAGATCGACCTGGCCCTGCTGGTGGGAACATCCCAGAATCCGAAAGAGCATCATCTGCATCTGTGCGACTATTCCCTCGCCTGGGTGGCCAGCCCCAGCCTCAAGCTGCACGGACGGCGTGTGTCGGTAGCCGAACTGGCCGCAACCTACCCAATCATCACCTACCCTTCACTCAGCCTGCCCTATCAGGCGGTCAAGGCGCTGATCGCGGAATCCGGCGTCAAGACGCCGCGAATATACGGCAGCGCCTCTTTAAGCACCATCGTTCACATGACGCGCAGCGGCATGGGCCCCAGCGTCATTGCCCCGGCAGTCATAGTCAATGAAATTTCGCAGGGTGAATTGTGTCTGCTGGATGTCGATGGGGCATTGCCCGACATCCGTTTCTATGCCTGCTGGGTAGAGTCTCCGGACAGTCATACCGCGCACCGGGTCGCACAATTGGCGCAAGACATAGCTGCCAAGCGCTCATAA
- a CDS encoding TRAP transporter substrate-binding protein, protein MKRLFLSTLAIGSLLFGTAALAQEKVPNLPKTHLQVVGGLSNLTAYQNFEQPFWTKTVPDLSEGKVTATIKGFNEMGLKGPEILRLIGQGVIPIGTATLAYFASDNPINEAIDLAGLAPSAKVAREVTDAFAPVYKKYYEKNNIKVLGFSTYPAQVLFCNANISSLADLKGKKVRTSSRTTAEFVQALGGTSVTMAFGDVVPALQNGVVDCAITGSMSGYSAKWYEVSTHLYALPINWNEQIHAANLAYWNKLDPKVQDFLQKNFNVMTDHIWEAAAKETQEGYDCNTGAAACPLPVKGKMKLVEPSEADRALLKKITAETVVPKWAARCSAGCVKDFNDTIGKLLHITAAK, encoded by the coding sequence ATGAAACGTCTATTTCTTTCGACCCTTGCCATCGGCAGCCTGCTTTTCGGCACCGCCGCGCTCGCACAGGAAAAAGTCCCCAACCTGCCCAAAACACATCTGCAAGTCGTCGGCGGCTTGAGCAACCTGACTGCCTATCAGAATTTCGAACAGCCTTTCTGGACCAAAACGGTACCGGACCTGTCCGAAGGCAAGGTCACGGCAACCATCAAGGGCTTCAACGAAATGGGCCTGAAGGGCCCGGAAATACTGCGTTTGATTGGCCAGGGCGTCATACCCATAGGCACGGCCACCCTGGCTTACTTTGCCAGCGACAACCCGATCAATGAAGCCATAGACCTGGCGGGCCTCGCGCCCAGCGCCAAAGTGGCGCGCGAAGTGACCGACGCATTCGCCCCCGTTTACAAGAAGTACTACGAGAAAAACAATATCAAGGTACTGGGATTTTCCACCTATCCCGCACAGGTTTTGTTTTGCAATGCAAACATCTCGAGCCTGGCCGATCTGAAAGGTAAAAAGGTGCGCACCAGCAGCCGCACTACTGCCGAGTTCGTGCAGGCCCTGGGCGGAACCAGTGTCACCATGGCCTTTGGCGACGTTGTGCCCGCTCTGCAGAACGGTGTCGTCGACTGCGCCATCACAGGCTCCATGTCGGGCTACTCGGCCAAATGGTACGAAGTCAGCACACATCTGTATGCGCTTCCCATCAACTGGAACGAGCAGATTCACGCCGCCAATCTGGCCTACTGGAACAAGCTGGATCCCAAGGTCCAGGACTTCCTGCAGAAAAACTTCAACGTCATGACCGACCATATCTGGGAAGCCGCGGCCAAGGAAACGCAGGAAGGCTACGATTGCAACACGGGTGCCGCCGCCTGCCCGCTGCCCGTGAAGGGCAAAATGAAACTGGTCGAACCCAGCGAAGCCGATCGTGCCTTGCTTAAAAAGATCACTGCTGAAACAGTAGTGCCGAAGTGGGCCGCGCGCTGTTCGGCCGGATGTGTCAAAGACTTCAACGACACCATAGGCAAGCTGCTGCACATCACCGCCGCCAAGTAG
- a CDS encoding TRAP transporter small permease subunit, whose product MTSSDRYTLLNQLLSKATTLSRIAMWVAGALTLASAIYISADVIARKFLGFTLGGSDELSGYAFAISVSWALSFATLQRANIRIDALYQRLPPRLCALLDWVALVSLAVFIVYLTRYANDVALVSWERNSTANTILATPLWIPQYLWVVGLIWLCVVLALMLVRSSIALITGDLATIQAICGIRSTQDEATEEAEAGERMVRGETA is encoded by the coding sequence ATGACATCATCAGATCGTTATACCTTGCTCAACCAGTTATTGAGCAAGGCCACTACCCTGTCGCGCATTGCAATGTGGGTCGCGGGCGCGCTGACCCTGGCGAGCGCAATCTATATTTCCGCCGACGTCATTGCGCGGAAATTCCTTGGCTTTACGCTGGGAGGCTCCGACGAATTGTCGGGCTATGCCTTTGCCATCAGCGTGTCGTGGGCACTTTCGTTTGCCACGCTGCAGCGAGCCAATATCCGCATCGATGCCTTGTACCAGCGTTTACCGCCGCGCCTGTGCGCCCTGCTCGACTGGGTCGCCCTGGTCAGCCTGGCCGTCTTCATTGTCTACCTGACGCGCTATGCCAACGACGTGGCCCTGGTTTCCTGGGAAAGGAACTCGACCGCCAATACCATCCTGGCTACGCCGCTATGGATTCCCCAATATCTGTGGGTAGTGGGGCTGATCTGGCTGTGCGTCGTCCTGGCCCTCATGCTTGTGCGCTCGTCCATCGCGCTGATCACCGGCGACCTGGCCACGATTCAAGCCATATGCGGCATTCGCAGCACGCAAGACGAAGCCACTGAAGAAGCCGAAGCCGGCGAACGCATGGTCCGTGGAGAAACAGCATGA
- a CDS encoding TRAP transporter large permease yields MITTALVALLVLIGLSIPVGAALGLLGLILDPLYSMLPLTRAIGEVSWSTSNEFLLVAIPLFIMLGEILLRSGLAEKMYNSMSLWLSWLPGGLMHANIGASALFAATSGSSVATAATVGTVAIPQIAKKGYNESLFLGSLAAGGTLGILIPPSINLVIYGVLTNTSVPKLYLAGIIPGLGMAALFMLAIAAACIVKPKWGGQKIQATWSERFASLIHLIPPLGIFLLVVGSIYAGLATPTEAAALGVVGALILAACVRRLTFAMLRDSLEGTMKATAMIMLIVVGAAFLNFIMAATGLTTALTNTITGLGLAPGWMLLIVVVFYLILGCFMETLSMMITTIPIVAPIMIALGYDPVWLGIVIIILVEAALITPPVGLNLFVVQSLRKGGSMNAVMLGSIPFVIMLMAMIGLLALIPNLALWLPNLFG; encoded by the coding sequence ATGATTACCACCGCACTGGTTGCTTTACTGGTCTTAATCGGGCTGAGCATCCCCGTGGGCGCCGCCCTGGGCCTGCTGGGGTTGATTCTGGACCCTCTGTACTCGATGCTGCCTTTGACGCGGGCCATAGGCGAAGTGTCCTGGAGCACCAGCAACGAATTCCTGCTGGTGGCCATACCTCTGTTCATCATGCTGGGCGAAATCCTGCTGCGATCCGGCCTGGCGGAGAAAATGTACAACTCGATGAGCCTGTGGCTGTCCTGGCTGCCGGGCGGCCTGATGCACGCCAATATCGGCGCCAGCGCGCTGTTTGCGGCCACGTCCGGTTCCAGCGTTGCCACGGCCGCCACGGTGGGTACGGTCGCCATTCCCCAAATAGCGAAGAAAGGCTACAACGAATCCCTGTTCCTGGGCAGCCTGGCCGCCGGAGGAACCCTGGGCATACTGATCCCGCCATCCATCAACCTGGTCATCTATGGGGTGCTGACCAACACATCGGTGCCCAAGCTGTATCTGGCGGGCATTATTCCCGGCCTGGGCATGGCGGCCTTGTTCATGCTTGCGATTGCCGCGGCATGTATCGTCAAGCCGAAATGGGGCGGACAGAAAATCCAGGCGACCTGGAGCGAACGCTTCGCCAGCCTGATCCACCTGATACCTCCGCTGGGAATTTTCCTGTTGGTCGTCGGCTCCATTTATGCAGGGCTGGCAACACCTACCGAAGCCGCGGCACTGGGTGTCGTGGGGGCATTGATTCTGGCGGCTTGCGTACGCAGGCTGACATTCGCCATGCTGCGGGACTCGCTTGAAGGCACCATGAAGGCAACGGCCATGATCATGCTGATCGTGGTGGGTGCCGCGTTTCTCAACTTCATCATGGCTGCCACAGGGTTGACCACCGCACTGACCAATACCATTACCGGACTGGGCCTTGCGCCGGGATGGATGCTGCTCATCGTCGTGGTGTTCTACCTGATACTTGGCTGCTTCATGGAAACATTGTCCATGATGATCACCACGATTCCCATTGTGGCCCCGATCATGATTGCCCTGGGCTACGACCCGGTCTGGCTGGGCATTGTGATCATTATTCTGGTCGAAGCCGCCCTGATTACCCCGCCAGTAGGGCTGAACCTGTTCGTGGTGCAAAGCCTGCGCAAGGGGGGCAGCATGAACGCCGTCATGCTGGGGAGCATTCCTTTCGTGATCATGCTGATGGCCATGATCGGGCTGCTCGCGCTGATACCCAACCTGGCGCTGTGGCTGCCCAATCTGTTCGGTTGA
- a CDS encoding DUF2848 domain-containing protein: MKLLFSLASEHKAESIEVDITTCIVAGWAGRDLAAIEHHIEELAEIGVPRPSAVPLYYRIASNQLSQESKVEVVGDGSSGEAEVFVFSHQGRMLVSVASDHTDRKLEAHSVALSKQLCIKPVAREAWLYSEVADYWDELVLRSWIEENGRTVLYQEGALASLRPPLELIQGHFGQASIPGHAGMTCGTVAAIGGIRTSPVFTMELFDPKRNRRIKHTYASTVLPEIA; this comes from the coding sequence ATGAAACTATTATTCAGTCTTGCTTCGGAACACAAAGCCGAATCCATCGAAGTCGATATTACGACGTGCATCGTCGCCGGCTGGGCCGGCCGCGATCTGGCCGCCATCGAACACCATATTGAAGAGCTGGCCGAAATCGGCGTACCCCGCCCCAGCGCGGTACCGCTTTATTATCGTATTGCTTCAAATCAGCTATCGCAGGAATCGAAAGTCGAAGTGGTGGGCGACGGCTCCTCGGGCGAAGCCGAAGTCTTTGTCTTTTCTCATCAGGGCCGCATGCTGGTCAGCGTGGCCTCGGACCACACCGACCGCAAGCTGGAGGCGCATAGCGTCGCGCTATCCAAGCAATTGTGCATAAAGCCTGTGGCGCGCGAAGCCTGGCTGTACAGCGAAGTCGCCGATTACTGGGACGAACTGGTCCTGCGTTCGTGGATCGAGGAAAACGGCCGGACAGTGCTGTACCAGGAGGGTGCGCTGGCGTCTTTGCGCCCTCCTCTTGAGCTGATTCAAGGCCATTTCGGGCAGGCATCCATACCCGGGCACGCAGGCATGACTTGCGGCACAGTCGCCGCGATCGGCGGGATTCGTACATCGCCCGTATTTACCATGGAACTGTTCGACCCGAAACGCAATCGCCGTATCAAGCATACGTATGCAAGCACGGTTCTGCCGGAAATCGCCTGA
- a CDS encoding amidase, producing the protein MLPTLLALQNTLAEGKTSSVELTEAALARIADPQGEGNRAFTKTYRAQALASAQASDVLRAAGLTRSPVDGLPISVKDLFDVAGDITQAGSVVLKDSVPAAKNATIVQRLIDAGAVIVGRTNMSEFAFSGLGLNPHYGSPSSPWDRATGRISGGSSSGAAVSVADQMSVAAIGTDTGGSVRIPSAFCGLAGFKPTAARVPTQGALPLSWTLDSIGPLAASVSCCAILDAIMAGQAYNAPVAPVLRQLRFAVPSTLALDGADEHVSAAFQKALDTIESHGGRIERIDLPEFEQLAYINRNGGFTCSEAWAWHQKLLADREAGYDPRVSSRILRGKNMSAADYIELLQIRPEWIAAVERRIQPFDALLMPTVPVIAPSIKELQGSDDAYFAANGLILRNPTFINFLNGCALSIPCHAPGTAPVGLMIAGAANRDRHILDVGLALEGLLAQAGR; encoded by the coding sequence ATGCTTCCCACTTTACTCGCCCTGCAAAATACTCTGGCCGAAGGCAAGACTAGCTCTGTAGAGCTGACCGAAGCGGCGCTGGCTCGCATCGCCGATCCTCAAGGCGAAGGAAACCGGGCATTTACCAAAACCTACCGGGCCCAGGCACTTGCATCGGCACAGGCCTCCGATGTGCTGCGCGCCGCGGGTTTGACCCGCTCGCCCGTCGATGGACTGCCGATTTCGGTGAAAGACCTTTTCGATGTCGCCGGCGATATCACGCAGGCCGGCTCCGTGGTACTGAAAGATTCGGTCCCCGCCGCCAAAAACGCGACGATAGTCCAGCGGCTGATCGATGCGGGCGCGGTAATAGTCGGCCGCACCAATATGAGCGAGTTTGCATTTTCGGGCCTGGGCCTGAACCCGCATTACGGGTCGCCCAGCAGCCCCTGGGATCGGGCCACTGGGCGAATCTCGGGGGGTTCATCGTCGGGAGCGGCCGTATCGGTTGCCGACCAGATGTCGGTTGCGGCCATAGGCACCGACACCGGCGGATCGGTGCGCATTCCTTCGGCATTTTGCGGGCTGGCAGGCTTCAAGCCCACGGCGGCCCGCGTGCCCACGCAAGGCGCCCTGCCCTTGTCCTGGACCCTGGATTCGATCGGGCCATTGGCCGCGTCGGTAAGCTGCTGCGCCATACTCGATGCCATCATGGCCGGGCAAGCCTACAACGCGCCTGTGGCGCCCGTCCTGCGGCAACTGCGCTTTGCCGTCCCCTCGACGCTGGCGCTCGACGGCGCCGACGAGCATGTAAGCGCGGCATTCCAAAAGGCCCTTGATACGATCGAAAGCCATGGTGGCCGGATTGAAAGAATCGATCTGCCCGAATTCGAACAACTCGCATACATCAACCGCAATGGCGGATTCACATGTTCCGAGGCCTGGGCCTGGCACCAAAAGCTCCTGGCCGACCGGGAAGCCGGCTACGACCCACGGGTTTCATCGCGCATCCTGCGAGGCAAGAACATGAGCGCCGCCGACTACATCGAGCTGTTGCAAATACGGCCCGAATGGATCGCCGCGGTCGAACGCCGCATTCAACCGTTCGATGCCTTGCTGATGCCCACCGTACCCGTGATTGCCCCGTCAATCAAAGAACTGCAAGGCTCGGACGACGCCTATTTCGCCGCCAACGGCCTGATTTTGCGCAATCCCACCTTTATCAATTTCTTGAACGGCTGCGCGCTGTCCATACCTTGCCATGCCCCGGGCACCGCGCCCGTGGGCTTGATGATAGCCGGCGCCGCCAATCGGGACCGCCATATATTGGATGTGGGCCTGGCACTGGAAGGCCTGCTGGCCCAGGCCGGTCGCTGA
- a CDS encoding CreA family protein: protein MKQLLVFIALATASLFGHTAHAEKVGCVSTTWRVVNNDKVCVQSFKDPDIDGVVCHVSYAQTGGISGALGFAENPSRFSLACRQTGPIISKKKIPAIEEGVFTHRMSFLFKGLNVSRLVDKANNTLVYLVVSEKIIDGSPFNSVSTVPLMPWGTQQPVLDTK, encoded by the coding sequence ATGAAACAGCTACTCGTCTTTATTGCCCTGGCAACCGCCAGCCTGTTCGGCCATACCGCCCACGCGGAGAAAGTCGGTTGCGTCAGCACCACCTGGCGCGTCGTCAATAACGACAAGGTCTGCGTGCAATCATTCAAAGATCCGGATATCGACGGCGTGGTGTGCCATGTGTCGTATGCGCAAACTGGTGGAATTTCGGGGGCGCTCGGCTTTGCCGAGAACCCTTCGCGCTTTTCGCTGGCCTGCCGTCAGACGGGGCCCATAATCAGCAAGAAGAAAATTCCAGCAATCGAGGAAGGCGTCTTCACGCACCGGATGAGCTTCCTGTTCAAGGGACTGAATGTATCCCGGCTTGTGGACAAAGCCAACAACACACTGGTGTACCTGGTCGTCAGCGAGAAAATCATCGACGGTTCTCCGTTCAACAGCGTCTCGACCGTCCCCCTCATGCCCTGGGGGACCCAGCAGCCCGTTCTTGACACAAAATAA
- a CDS encoding FAD-dependent oxidoreductase has product MSTYDFDAIVVGSGFGGAVSACRLAEQGQKVLVLERGRHWTPETYPREADDAWIWDQARPHKQNGWVDLRTFADMWVAAGAGVGGGSLIYANVSVEAKPEMFRHGWPPEITHEVLKPYYDRVGAMLDVQELPEAQWSEHTRLMQESAQKCGWGDRFHTVPLAVSFDREWRYDLADAHADHHSRKFINAQGKLQGTCVHCGNCDIGCQVSAKNTLDLNYLALAESKGAEIWPLHLVCSLEPEGTGWRIHADCIKSGQRRRRIITAQRVILAAGSIGSTELLLRCRDQHRSLPALSSRLGHGWAFNGDFVTPAFYKSRAVSPSRGVTISSAIDLLDRSVDGQALFIEDGGIPNLLGAFIKRRVRHAGWGKLRRSWKELGALLDAEDPFANMMLWFGQGVDASDGQMYLGRPWYAPWQRSLKMHWHYERSEAMVEAMAAVHTRLSHATGGEPWVPPTWTYLRNLITPHPLGGCNMGLTAAEGVVDARGRVFGYENLYVMDGSTIPRAIGLNPSRTIAALAELNCERLGRDG; this is encoded by the coding sequence ATGAGCACATACGATTTTGATGCAATCGTTGTCGGCAGCGGATTTGGCGGCGCTGTGTCGGCCTGCCGGTTGGCCGAGCAGGGGCAGAAAGTGCTGGTTCTGGAGCGCGGCAGGCATTGGACTCCCGAGACATATCCCCGCGAGGCCGATGATGCCTGGATTTGGGACCAGGCCAGGCCTCACAAGCAAAATGGCTGGGTAGACTTGCGCACTTTTGCCGATATGTGGGTGGCGGCGGGTGCCGGTGTCGGAGGCGGTTCGCTCATCTACGCCAATGTTTCGGTTGAAGCAAAACCCGAGATGTTTCGCCATGGCTGGCCGCCGGAAATTACGCATGAGGTGCTGAAACCCTATTACGATAGGGTAGGCGCCATGCTCGATGTGCAGGAATTGCCCGAAGCGCAATGGAGTGAACATACCCGTCTGATGCAGGAAAGTGCGCAGAAATGCGGATGGGGCGATCGCTTTCATACGGTGCCACTCGCGGTCAGCTTCGACCGCGAGTGGCGCTACGATCTGGCCGATGCGCATGCCGATCATCACTCCAGGAAATTTATCAATGCCCAGGGGAAATTACAAGGAACCTGCGTGCACTGCGGCAACTGCGATATCGGGTGCCAGGTATCGGCCAAGAACACGCTCGACTTGAACTACCTGGCTCTGGCTGAATCGAAAGGCGCGGAGATATGGCCCCTGCATCTGGTTTGCTCACTGGAGCCTGAAGGCACAGGATGGCGCATACATGCCGACTGCATCAAGAGCGGACAACGCAGGCGGCGAATCATAACGGCGCAACGTGTCATACTGGCCGCAGGCTCTATCGGCTCCACGGAATTGCTGCTGCGGTGCCGCGACCAACACCGCAGCCTGCCGGCATTGTCTTCGCGCCTGGGCCACGGCTGGGCATTCAATGGCGATTTCGTGACGCCCGCGTTTTACAAATCGCGTGCCGTATCGCCCTCCCGCGGAGTGACGATTTCCAGCGCCATCGACTTGCTGGATCGATCTGTCGATGGACAGGCCCTGTTTATTGAAGATGGCGGCATACCCAATTTACTGGGCGCGTTCATCAAGCGCCGTGTCAGGCATGCGGGATGGGGAAAGCTGCGGCGTTCATGGAAGGAACTGGGCGCTTTGCTTGATGCGGAGGATCCGTTTGCCAACATGATGCTCTGGTTTGGCCAGGGGGTCGATGCATCCGACGGGCAAATGTATCTGGGTCGTCCCTGGTACGCTCCCTGGCAACGTTCCCTGAAAATGCACTGGCATTATGAACGTTCGGAGGCCATGGTCGAGGCGATGGCCGCGGTGCACACTCGCTTATCCCACGCAACCGGCGGCGAGCCATGGGTGCCGCCTACCTGGACTTATCTGCGCAATTTGATTACGCCCCATCCGCTGGGCGGCTGCAATATGGGCTTGACGGCGGCGGAAGGCGTGGTGGATGCGCGGGGCCGCGTATTCGGGTATGAAAACCTGTATGTGATGGATGGCTCGACCATACCGCGAGCGATAGGGCTGAATCCGTCGCGAACGATAGCGGCGCTGGCTGAATTGAATTGCGAGAGGTTGGGGCGGGATGGCTAG